One Lachnospiraceae bacterium C1.1 genomic region harbors:
- a CDS encoding Fic family protein, which yields MVDDIKNDPFAEYIKQSEPSKKDLGYAWYTAMGLQAVDGLETSDYLKKVAKENIEGNISLPEANKLIESYYITSEDRKESSDRDREADIVAGRIAAILSENAFTFSVPQYIGIHRRIFEGVFSHAGKIRDYNISKREWVLDGALVNYGNALELKEMLEYDMQKEREYKYAFSAVAELIPHLAEFVSNLWQIHAFGEGNTRTTAVFLIKYLRSLGFDVTNDLFAKNSWYFRNALVRANYNDYTKNIRETKEYLEMFLRNLLLGETNELKNRYLHVRWKDVKQDIQKQEQDIGDLKQDIRETKQDIEIPKELSSKTKQHIRDLFCEFGYDRFFGRTDVQNILGLTASPSSALLKRMLELDLIYPMKGKGKGKYLFKNMEDK from the coding sequence ATGGTGGATGATATTAAAAATGACCCATTTGCAGAATATATAAAGCAATCAGAGCCATCAAAGAAAGATTTGGGTTATGCATGGTATACTGCCATGGGACTCCAAGCAGTTGATGGTTTAGAAACATCTGATTATCTTAAAAAGGTTGCGAAAGAAAATATTGAAGGAAATATCTCTTTGCCTGAGGCTAATAAACTGATTGAAAGTTATTATATTACATCGGAAGATAGAAAAGAAAGCAGCGACAGAGATAGAGAAGCAGATATTGTTGCAGGTAGAATCGCAGCAATTCTATCTGAGAATGCTTTTACTTTTTCGGTTCCTCAGTATATTGGAATTCATAGAAGAATCTTTGAAGGAGTATTTTCTCATGCTGGGAAAATACGAGATTACAACATCTCAAAGCGAGAATGGGTCTTAGACGGCGCTTTGGTAAATTATGGAAATGCTCTTGAGCTTAAGGAGATGCTAGAATACGATATGCAAAAGGAAAGAGAGTACAAATATGCATTCTCTGCTGTGGCAGAGCTGATTCCTCATCTAGCAGAGTTTGTTTCAAATCTATGGCAAATTCATGCATTTGGAGAGGGAAATACGAGAACGACAGCAGTATTTCTCATTAAATATTTGAGGTCCTTAGGATTTGATGTAACTAATGATTTGTTTGCAAAAAATTCCTGGTATTTTAGAAATGCTTTGGTTAGAGCAAATTATAACGATTATACGAAGAATATTCGTGAAACGAAAGAGTATCTGGAAATGTTTTTAAGAAATCTTTTGCTAGGAGAAACAAATGAACTGAAAAATAGATATCTTCATGTTAGATGGAAAGATGTAAAACAGGACATTCAAAAACAGGAACAGGATATTGGAGACTTAAAACAGGACATTCGGGAGACAAAACAGGACATTGAAATACCAAAAGAGCTTAGTTCAAAGACAAAACAGCACATTCGAGACCTGTTTTGTGAATTTGGATATGACCGGTTCTTTGGAAGAACAGATGTGCAAAATATTCTTGGATTAACAGCATCTCCTTCATCTGCTTTATTAAAAAGAATGCTTGAATTGGATTTAATTTATCCAATGAAGGGAAAAGGTAAGGGAAAGTATCTTTTTAAGAATATGGAAGATAAGTAA
- a CDS encoding putative DNA binding domain-containing protein translates to MNIGVETEKIEFKKTTGELREGITSLASMLNKNSYGVLYFGVKDNGDVVGQQMGDRTLREISQAIANFLKPQVIPTIEHELIDDKNVIKIEVRGSEKPYSAYGRYYMRLADEDRELSPTALKELMDRQTSSDILTLVPAPIQTLTFNKLKIAYVTAGLTVDQTTFEDNTGLKNSDGKYNMMAFLLADKNDISIKVATFAGKDKTDLVKRNEYGGTCLVTAIDKVLDYVESINETMVTMGNHRRTEEKLFDMASFKEAWQNACIHTKWDKGNPPAVYIFSDRIEIISTGGLPVDLNKEEFYKGISKPVNAKLQKIFGQLGYVEQTGHGIPLIISNYGKQAFDIMENFVNVTIPFNYEKKNSDGTDVDNEVSLNKAEQRVINYIRQKSNITIKELVEVSGYSDGYIRKILASLKEKKVIERQGGNKVGKWLVRKK, encoded by the coding sequence ATGAATATAGGAGTAGAAACAGAAAAAATAGAGTTCAAGAAAACAACTGGTGAGCTCCGGGAAGGAATAACTTCATTGGCATCTATGCTCAATAAGAATAGCTATGGAGTTCTATATTTTGGAGTTAAGGACAATGGGGATGTGGTCGGTCAGCAAATGGGGGACAGAACACTTAGAGAGATATCTCAGGCAATAGCAAATTTTCTTAAGCCGCAGGTTATACCAACCATTGAACATGAATTGATCGATGACAAAAACGTTATAAAGATCGAGGTTCGTGGGTCAGAAAAACCATATTCGGCATATGGGCGATATTATATGCGATTGGCCGATGAAGATAGAGAATTGAGCCCAACAGCTCTTAAGGAGTTGATGGACAGACAAACCTCATCAGATATTTTGACTTTGGTTCCGGCTCCGATCCAGACGCTTACTTTTAATAAACTAAAAATCGCATATGTAACAGCTGGCCTAACGGTTGATCAGACAACCTTTGAAGATAACACAGGACTAAAAAACAGCGATGGAAAATATAATATGATGGCTTTTTTGCTTGCTGATAAAAATGATATTTCGATTAAGGTGGCTACGTTTGCAGGAAAAGACAAGACAGATCTTGTAAAGAGGAATGAGTATGGAGGTACCTGTCTGGTTACCGCTATTGATAAAGTGTTAGATTATGTGGAATCCATAAATGAAACTATGGTTACAATGGGAAATCATAGGCGAACAGAAGAAAAACTTTTTGATATGGCAAGTTTTAAAGAGGCTTGGCAAAATGCATGTATCCATACGAAGTGGGACAAAGGTAATCCACCTGCGGTTTATATTTTCTCTGACAGAATAGAAATTATATCCACAGGGGGATTACCTGTAGATTTAAACAAGGAAGAGTTCTACAAGGGGATAAGTAAGCCAGTTAATGCTAAATTGCAAAAGATATTTGGACAACTGGGCTATGTAGAACAAACCGGGCACGGTATTCCTCTCATTATCAGTAATTATGGGAAACAGGCTTTTGATATTATGGAAAACTTTGTTAATGTTACAATTCCATTTAATTACGAAAAAAAGAATAGTGATGGAACGGACGTTGATAATGAAGTTAGTCTTAATAAGGCGGAACAGCGTGTTATCAACTATATACGTCAAAAATCTAATATCACGATAAAAGAATTGGTTGAGGTAAGCGGATATTCTGATGGATATATAAGGAAAATTCTCGCTTCATTGAAAGAAAAAAAGGTTATTGAACGTCAGGGGGGGAATAAAGTTGGAAAGTGGTTAGTAAGAAAAAAATAA
- a CDS encoding ATP-binding protein: MKIIERKDYLDRLIRLRNTPDIKIITGLRRSGKSELVRAYMEWIRANEDTNIIYVDFADLKFDDLKTYKELYNFCDGQCIDGKSNVIVVDEVQMCEKFELAINSLYNSRKYDIYITGSNAFLLSSDLSTLFTGRFIEIPVYPFSFSEYCKYYGYDSNTANVLDSYVMNGGLAGSYVYSEKEDQASYIKDVYTTIIRRDLVDKYGIKEEALLDSLTDYMMDNISNLTSASKISNIFKQNKVETNHITVGNYMKYLCSAFMFYKVKRYDIRGKKYLETSDKYYLSDLGFRYAMLGTRNMDYGRAYENIVALELLRRGYEIYVGKLYQKEIDFVAMKQNEKLYIQVSDNISDPDTLERELSPLRSIKDAYPKILIANTAHDDYDIEGIKVLDLTRWLL; this comes from the coding sequence ATGAAGATTATTGAAAGAAAAGATTATCTAGATAGACTTATTCGATTAAGGAATACTCCAGATATTAAGATAATAACAGGTCTGAGGCGTTCCGGAAAGTCTGAGTTGGTACGAGCATATATGGAATGGATTCGTGCGAATGAAGATACAAATATAATATATGTCGATTTTGCTGATTTAAAATTTGATGATTTAAAAACATATAAGGAACTCTATAATTTCTGTGATGGACAATGTATTGATGGTAAATCAAATGTTATTGTTGTAGATGAAGTTCAAATGTGTGAGAAATTTGAGCTGGCTATTAATAGTTTATATAACAGTCGTAAATACGACATTTATATAACCGGATCAAATGCATTTTTGCTTAGTTCAGATTTATCGACGTTATTTACAGGCAGATTTATTGAAATTCCAGTTTACCCATTTAGTTTTTCTGAATACTGTAAGTACTACGGATATGATTCTAATACAGCAAATGTTCTGGATTCATATGTTATGAATGGTGGTTTAGCTGGATCTTATGTATACAGCGAAAAAGAGGATCAGGCGTCATATATAAAGGATGTTTATACTACAATTATAAGACGTGACCTTGTAGATAAATACGGCATTAAGGAAGAAGCGTTGCTGGATTCTTTAACAGATTATATGATGGACAATATTTCCAATCTTACATCAGCTAGCAAGATTAGTAATATTTTTAAGCAAAATAAAGTTGAAACGAATCATATAACTGTAGGAAATTATATGAAATATCTCTGTAGTGCATTTATGTTCTATAAAGTAAAGAGATACGATATTCGTGGGAAAAAGTATTTGGAAACATCAGACAAATACTATCTTAGCGATTTGGGATTCAGATATGCCATGCTTGGAACGAGAAATATGGATTATGGACGAGCATATGAAAATATAGTCGCATTAGAATTGCTTAGAAGGGGCTATGAGATTTATGTCGGAAAGCTGTATCAGAAAGAGATAGATTTTGTAGCTATGAAGCAAAATGAAAAGCTGTACATCCAGGTATCTGATAATATTTCTGATCCAGATACATTAGAAAGAGAGTTATCTCCACTAAGATCAATTAAAGATGCATATCCCAAAATATTGATTGCCAATACGGCGCATGATGATTATGATATTGAAGGGATAAAGGTATTGGATTTAACTAGGTGGCTGTTATAG
- a CDS encoding nitroreductase family protein has product MEFRELIKKRYSCKKYDGRQVEKEKLDAILEAGRLAPTAKNLQEQRVYVIQSEENLAKVDSVTPCRYGAPTVLAVAFDKNNVFTYPGEKRDSGVEDASIVATHMMLAAAAEGVDSCWLNYFDPDKVAEALGLPENEEVLMLLDLGYAAEGTAPLANHDSRKDLSETVVYM; this is encoded by the coding sequence ATGGAATTCAGGGAATTGATCAAGAAGCGTTATTCATGCAAAAAGTATGACGGAAGACAGGTAGAGAAGGAAAAGCTCGATGCCATTTTAGAGGCAGGAAGGCTGGCTCCTACTGCTAAGAATCTTCAGGAACAGCGTGTTTATGTCATCCAGTCGGAAGAAAATCTCGCAAAGGTTGACAGCGTTACACCTTGCAGATATGGCGCACCTACAGTTCTTGCAGTCGCTTTTGATAAAAATAATGTATTCACATATCCCGGAGAAAAAAGAGATTCCGGAGTTGAAGATGCCTCGATCGTTGCTACGCATATGATGCTGGCAGCGGCTGCTGAGGGTGTTGACAGCTGCTGGCTTAATTACTTTGATCCTGATAAGGTTGCAGAAGCGCTCGGACTTCCGGAGAATGAGGAAGTATTGATGCTTCTTGATCTTGGATATGCAGCTGAGGGAACAGCACCCCTTGCAAATCATGATTCAAGAAAAGATTTATCGGAAACAGTTGTTTATATGTAA
- a CDS encoding glutathione peroxidase: MFYDYKVTTGKGEELNLADCKGKVVMVVNTATGCGFTPQYEPIEQRYKDYHEKGLEILDIPCNQFGGQAPGSDEEIHEFCTMHFNTTFPQMKKSDVNGANELPLFTYLKEQKGFEGFDEHELKPLLEKMFDEADPDWRNKSDIKWNFTKFIIDREGKVVARFEPTADMKKVEDCIKSLL; this comes from the coding sequence ATGTTTTATGATTACAAGGTAACAACAGGAAAAGGTGAAGAACTTAACCTCGCAGATTGCAAGGGAAAGGTTGTAATGGTAGTTAATACAGCAACAGGATGTGGATTCACACCTCAGTATGAGCCCATTGAGCAGCGCTACAAGGACTATCATGAAAAGGGACTTGAAATTCTTGATATCCCCTGCAACCAGTTCGGCGGACAGGCACCGGGAAGTGATGAGGAGATCCATGAGTTCTGCACAATGCACTTCAACACAACATTCCCTCAGATGAAGAAGTCTGACGTGAATGGTGCAAACGAGCTTCCTTTATTCACATATCTTAAAGAGCAGAAGGGCTTTGAGGGATTTGATGAGCACGAGTTAAAGCCTCTTCTTGAGAAGATGTTTGACGAAGCTGATCCTGACTGGAGAAATAAGTCCGACATCAAGTGGAATTTCACAAAGTTTATCATTGACCGTGAAGGTAAGGTTGTTGCAAGATTTGAGCCTACAGCTGATATGAAAAAGGTTGAGGATTGCATCAAGAGCCTTCTTTGA
- a CDS encoding flavodoxin gives MSKTLVAYFSASGVTAKAAAEIAKIEQGDCFEIKPETLYTAEDLDWKNKESRSSVEMADKNCRPAIVGAVENFAQYDKVFIGFPIWWGREPSVVDTFLDAYDFNGKKVVPFCTSGGGDVAAAAARIRELLGDGASVDDGKRLGGEISEADLKLWTEGL, from the coding sequence ATGAGTAAGACATTAGTTGCGTATTTTTCAGCAAGCGGAGTAACAGCAAAGGCTGCAGCAGAAATAGCTAAGATCGAGCAGGGAGACTGCTTTGAAATTAAGCCTGAAACACTCTATACAGCTGAAGATCTTGACTGGAAAAACAAGGAGTCACGCAGCTCTGTTGAAATGGCAGATAAGAACTGCAGACCTGCGATCGTAGGAGCAGTAGAAAACTTTGCACAGTATGACAAGGTATTTATCGGATTCCCAATCTGGTGGGGACGTGAGCCAAGCGTTGTTGATACATTTTTAGATGCATATGATTTCAACGGAAAGAAAGTTGTTCCTTTCTGCACTTCCGGTGGTGGTGATGTAGCAGCAGCTGCTGCACGCATCAGAGAACTCCTCGGAGACGGTGCTTCAGTTGATGACGGAAAACGTCTCGGTGGAGAGATTTCAGAAGCTGACCTTAAGCTTTGGACAGAAGGACTTTAA
- a CDS encoding Rrf2 family transcriptional regulator, with product MDTRFSSAIHILILISEAEKPLSSEHIASSVGTNASYIRKITGLLKKGKIIESKQGVSGFKLRIPAEELSFYKIYCAVYESDQYHVFDMHQNPNDECIVGRRIKPVLTEQFTEIEEKAMEEFKRRTLADVIESMKNYKE from the coding sequence ATGGACACTCGTTTTTCTTCAGCAATACATATACTGATACTGATCTCTGAGGCAGAAAAGCCGCTGAGTTCCGAACACATCGCATCCAGCGTCGGAACAAATGCGAGCTATATAAGAAAGATCACAGGCCTTTTGAAAAAAGGAAAGATCATAGAAAGTAAGCAGGGAGTCAGCGGATTTAAGCTTAGAATTCCGGCAGAGGAGCTTAGTTTTTATAAGATCTACTGTGCAGTTTATGAGTCAGATCAGTATCATGTCTTTGACATGCATCAGAATCCGAATGATGAATGCATAGTCGGTCGCCGCATCAAACCGGTGCTGACAGAGCAGTTCACGGAAATTGAAGAAAAAGCAATGGAAGAGTTTAAGAGAAGAACTCTTGCGGATGTCATAGAAAGTATGAAGAATTACAAAGAATAA
- a CDS encoding nitroreductase family protein, producing MKFSIADAVRSRRSVRTFDDKRLKDSDLEALKEFTKKDLNPFGLPVEFRFLDKDEDKLSSPVLKGEHTYMSAKTKKTEDYEIGYGYSFEYACLYAESLGIGTVIIAGTFDRPAFEKAMELSDDEIFITASPVGYSAEKLSIRESMMRKGLRADDRVPFEEIFYKDNFENKLSKEDAGVFAEALEMVRLAPSAVNKQPWRVVVDGDKVHFYEKRTINKGEFDVQKVDMGIAACHFDLSMQENGHEGKFVKEAPDIKVPEGLTYTISYERAK from the coding sequence ATGAAATTTTCAATTGCAGACGCAGTAAGATCACGAAGAAGTGTAAGAACATTCGATGATAAGAGATTAAAGGATTCAGATTTAGAAGCTCTTAAAGAATTTACAAAAAAAGACTTAAATCCATTCGGTCTTCCGGTTGAGTTTAGATTTCTTGATAAGGATGAAGACAAACTTTCAAGTCCGGTATTAAAGGGTGAACACACCTATATGTCAGCAAAGACCAAAAAGACAGAGGATTATGAGATTGGATATGGCTACAGTTTTGAATATGCCTGCCTCTATGCAGAGAGCCTTGGTATCGGAACAGTCATAATCGCAGGAACATTTGACAGACCGGCTTTTGAAAAAGCAATGGAATTATCAGATGATGAGATATTTATCACAGCAAGCCCTGTAGGATATTCTGCAGAAAAGTTGAGCATCCGCGAATCGATGATGAGAAAAGGTCTTAGGGCTGATGACAGAGTTCCTTTTGAAGAAATCTTCTATAAAGATAACTTTGAAAATAAGCTTTCAAAAGAAGATGCAGGAGTTTTCGCAGAGGCTCTTGAGATGGTAAGACTTGCACCTTCAGCTGTAAACAAACAGCCATGGCGCGTTGTAGTAGATGGTGATAAGGTTCATTTCTATGAAAAGAGAACCATTAACAAAGGCGAATTTGATGTTCAAAAGGTAGATATGGGAATTGCCGCATGCCACTTTGATCTTTCAATGCAGGAGAACGGACATGAAGGTAAATTCGTAAAAGAAGCTCCGGATATCAAGGTACCTGAGGGCCTGACATATACTATCTCTTATGAGAGGGCTAAATAA
- a CDS encoding transposase: MYLTVKQQVKHLSKEEYLTIKELCHTAKNLANEAIYNVRQYYFTEGEFLKYEKNYALLKNSPNYKSLNSNMAQQILKEVDGSFKSFFGLLKLAKQGKYTFKDCKLPHYLPKDGYTTLVIGFVRLNGNKLILPFSNSFKKLHKPVEITIPPVLLDKKVKEIRIIPKANARFFEIQYIYEAECVQRNLNKNNALALDLGINNLVTAVSSNGKSFIIDGKKLKSINQWFNKENARLQSIKDKQHYGKKTTNRQKAIARDRNNKVNDYMNKAARKIIDHCILDDIGILVVGYNETFQRGSRIGKQNNQNFVNIPYGQLRSKLEYLCELNGIVFVKQEESYTSKSSFWDKDDIPVYNADNPKEYQFSGNRIYRGLYKTASGKTFNADVNGALNIMRKSSVVDLSILYGRGEVDTPVRIRIA; the protein is encoded by the coding sequence ATGTATCTTACTGTAAAACAACAAGTCAAGCATCTGTCTAAGGAAGAGTATCTTACAATAAAAGAATTGTGTCATACTGCAAAAAATCTTGCTAACGAAGCTATTTACAATGTGCGACAGTATTACTTTACTGAAGGAGAATTTCTTAAATACGAAAAGAATTATGCCCTATTGAAGAATAGTCCTAACTATAAATCATTAAATTCCAATATGGCACAACAAATCCTTAAAGAAGTTGATGGTTCTTTCAAATCGTTCTTTGGACTTTTAAAACTGGCTAAACAAGGTAAATATACTTTTAAGGATTGCAAATTGCCACATTATCTTCCTAAAGATGGATATACAACACTTGTCATAGGTTTTGTAAGACTTAATGGAAATAAGTTAATACTTCCATTTTCTAACAGTTTTAAGAAATTACATAAACCTGTTGAAATCACAATACCACCTGTACTGCTTGATAAAAAAGTCAAAGAGATTCGTATTATACCTAAAGCTAATGCAAGGTTCTTTGAAATTCAGTATATTTACGAAGCTGAATGTGTCCAAAGAAATCTTAATAAAAACAATGCACTTGCTTTGGATTTAGGAATCAATAATCTCGTAACAGCTGTATCAAGTAATGGTAAATCCTTCATTATTGACGGTAAAAAGCTTAAATCTATTAATCAGTGGTTCAACAAGGAAAACGCTCGCTTACAGTCTATTAAAGATAAACAGCATTACGGGAAAAAGACTACTAATAGACAAAAAGCGATAGCCCGTGATCGTAATAACAAAGTCAATGATTATATGAATAAAGCTGCTCGTAAAATCATAGATCACTGCATTTTGGATGACATAGGAATTCTTGTAGTTGGCTATAATGAGACATTTCAGCGTGGTAGTCGTATCGGTAAACAAAACAATCAGAATTTTGTCAATATTCCATATGGCCAGTTGCGTAGTAAGCTTGAATATCTCTGTGAACTTAACGGTATTGTGTTTGTAAAACAGGAAGAAAGCTATACGTCTAAATCCTCATTTTGGGATAAAGATGATATTCCTGTCTATAATGCTGATAACCCAAAAGAATATCAATTTAGCGGTAATAGAATATATCGTGGTCTTTACAAAACAGCGAGTGGTAAAACATTTAATGCCGATGTAAATGGAGCATTAAACATTATGCGTAAAAGTAGCGTTGTGGATCTTAGTATCCTATACGGTAGGGGCGAAGTGGACACGCCCGTAAGAATAAGGATTGCCTGA
- the phoU gene encoding phosphate signaling complex protein PhoU yields the protein MRSKFDEQLRLLNSEMIVMSTMIEDAIKDAIEALFTQNVEKARKIMRDDELVDQEQKKIENICFQLLVQQQPVAKDLRTITAAMKMVTDMERIGDQAADISELTIMMAGSPYRINGKNIQKMSLETITMLIHAVEAYVEQDIQKAQEVIEHDDIVDDLFVKVKSDLIELMQKDTDYEEHAADLLMVNKYLERIGDHATNIAEWVIFSLDDRYVKRED from the coding sequence ATGAGATCAAAGTTTGATGAACAGCTTCGTTTGCTAAACAGCGAAATGATAGTGATGAGCACAATGATAGAAGATGCAATAAAAGATGCGATAGAGGCTCTTTTTACTCAGAATGTTGAAAAAGCAAGAAAGATAATGAGGGATGACGAACTTGTAGATCAGGAGCAGAAAAAGATTGAGAATATCTGTTTCCAGCTTTTGGTCCAGCAGCAGCCGGTCGCAAAGGATCTGCGCACGATAACGGCCGCGATGAAAATGGTCACTGATATGGAGAGAATAGGTGATCAGGCAGCGGATATCTCGGAGCTTACGATCATGATGGCAGGAAGTCCTTACAGGATAAACGGAAAAAATATTCAGAAAATGTCCTTAGAAACTATAACGATGCTTATACATGCTGTAGAAGCCTATGTTGAACAGGATATTCAGAAGGCACAGGAAGTGATAGAACATGATGATATTGTAGATGATCTTTTTGTAAAGGTTAAATCCGATCTCATTGAACTTATGCAGAAGGATACAGATTACGAAGAACATGCAGCTGACCTTTTAATGGTAAATAAATATCTCGAGAGGATCGGGGATCACGCTACAAATATCGCAGAGTGGGTTATATTTTCACTGGATGACAGGTATGTGAAAAGAGAGGATTGA
- the pstB gene encoding phosphate ABC transporter ATP-binding protein PstB, with product MKDRIKISAEDLNLYYGDNHALRGINIAIREKSVTALIGPSGCGKSTFLKTLNRMNDLVDDIRIEGKICLDGEDIYDKSVDTTSLRKRVGMVFQQPNPFPMSIYDNIAYGPRVHGIRDRKKLDRIVEESLRGAAIFDELKDRLKKSALGLSGGQQQRVCIARALAVQPEVLLMDEPTSALDPISTSKIEDLMEELKKNYTVVIVTHNMQQAVRVADDTAFFLMGELIEFADTKQLFSYPGDKRTEDYITGRFG from the coding sequence ATGAAAGACAGAATAAAGATCAGCGCTGAGGATCTTAATCTTTATTATGGAGATAATCATGCATTGAGGGGAATTAACATAGCAATAAGAGAAAAATCCGTAACTGCGCTGATAGGACCGTCAGGATGCGGAAAATCGACTTTCTTAAAAACCCTGAACAGAATGAATGATTTGGTCGACGATATAAGGATCGAGGGAAAGATATGTCTTGACGGAGAAGATATATATGACAAATCTGTTGATACCACGAGTTTAAGAAAAAGAGTTGGAATGGTATTTCAGCAGCCTAATCCATTTCCTATGAGTATCTATGACAATATTGCCTATGGACCGAGAGTTCATGGGATCAGGGACAGAAAAAAACTGGACAGGATCGTGGAAGAAAGTCTTAGGGGTGCGGCGATATTTGATGAGTTGAAGGATCGCCTTAAAAAGTCAGCACTTGGACTTTCGGGAGGACAGCAGCAGAGAGTGTGCATAGCAAGGGCATTGGCAGTGCAGCCTGAGGTATTGTTGATGGATGAGCCTACATCTGCACTTGATCCTATATCAACATCAAAGATAGAAGATCTTATGGAGGAATTAAAGAAAAATTACACGGTAGTCATAGTCACACATAATATGCAGCAGGCAGTACGTGTGGCAGATGACACGGCATTTTTTCTGATGGGAGAGTTGATAGAATTTGCCGATACAAAGCAGCTTTTTTCATACCCCGGGGACAAACGCACCGAAGATTATATCACGGGAAGATTTGGCTGA
- the pstA gene encoding phosphate ABC transporter permease PstA: MNDRCYLSSIRDKRKISDFICLLFICLSAALSVILLTVIIIYVFMKGADSISFRFLTSVTSVLKGTVGIAGNIVNTLMIILITMMIAAPIGVGAAIYLNEYAKPGKLVSLIEFATETLSGIPSIIFGLFGMMFFGQTLKLGYSLLTGSLTLILMVLPLITRNTQEALKTVPDSYRHGAVGLGAGKWYTIRTILLPSSMPGIITGVILAIGRIVGESAALLFTAGSAKNLPDGISGIFQKIFHSGGKMTVQLYLSATSEGDFDTAFGIAVVLMILVFLINLGTKKLTAKYDLTRKE, from the coding sequence ATGAATGACAGATGTTATTTATCATCAATCCGCGATAAAAGGAAAATTTCGGATTTTATATGCCTTTTATTTATCTGTCTTTCAGCTGCGCTTTCGGTAATTTTGCTGACCGTAATTATAATTTACGTTTTTATGAAGGGTGCAGACAGTATAAGTTTTAGATTTTTGACTTCGGTTACATCTGTTTTGAAAGGTACAGTGGGAATAGCCGGAAATATAGTAAATACCTTGATGATCATTTTGATAACTATGATGATCGCAGCTCCGATCGGTGTTGGTGCAGCGATATATTTAAACGAATATGCGAAGCCCGGAAAGCTTGTAAGTCTGATCGAATTTGCAACTGAAACTTTATCCGGAATACCGTCCATTATTTTCGGATTATTCGGAATGATGTTTTTCGGACAGACGCTTAAGCTTGGCTATTCACTGCTTACAGGTTCTCTGACTTTGATATTGATGGTGCTCCCGCTTATTACCAGAAATACGCAGGAAGCTTTGAAAACCGTACCGGATAGTTATCGCCATGGTGCAGTGGGGCTCGGAGCGGGAAAATGGTACACTATCCGGACGATATTGCTGCCGTCTTCCATGCCGGGGATCATTACCGGAGTAATACTGGCAATCGGACGAATAGTTGGAGAATCTGCAGCATTACTTTTTACTGCGGGCAGTGCAAAGAATTTACCAGATGGAATATCAGGGATTTTTCAAAAGATATTTCATTCGGGAGGAAAAATGACGGTACAGCTCTATCTTTCGGCAACGAGTGAGGGTGATTTTGACACAGCATTTGGGATTGCAGTGGTACTTATGATACTTGTGTTTTTAATAAATCTTGGAACTAAGAAACTGACCGCTAAATATGATCTAACGAGGAAAGAATAA